One stretch of Nocardioides perillae DNA includes these proteins:
- a CDS encoding CAP domain-containing protein has protein sequence MTPRTPVPPARTTRRVVTGRWSARVVAALLGLLGGLLAGPMATEAARAADASPVPTTVRGWSTSTWSVPQGRVARVAVRVRTGDRWATRRAVLQFRPTGGRWTRVDAERTQRDGRVVLGWTVQGSGAVRVRVPATRTARAVTTRGRRVEAAGARSSSTGLDGRADRFESAVFRLVNELRAQGTRCGSAWMAPVPPVVRHARLDEAASAYAARLAREDYFSHVDPQGRDAGDRAEAAGYRWSRVGENLAAGQDTPGDVVQAWRGSPGHCRVMMGEWVHLGLGFAHDEASTYGEHWVQVFGVPQR, from the coding sequence GTGACCCCCCGCACGCCTGTCCCGCCTGCCCGCACCACGCGTCGCGTGGTGACCGGTCGGTGGTCGGCCCGGGTGGTGGCGGCGCTCCTCGGCCTCCTCGGCGGTCTGTTGGCCGGGCCGATGGCGACCGAGGCCGCGCGCGCCGCCGACGCGTCCCCGGTCCCGACGACGGTGCGCGGCTGGTCGACCTCGACGTGGTCGGTGCCGCAGGGCCGGGTCGCGCGGGTGGCCGTGCGGGTGCGCACCGGGGACCGCTGGGCCACGCGCCGCGCGGTGCTGCAGTTCCGGCCCACCGGGGGTCGCTGGACCCGGGTCGACGCCGAGCGCACGCAGCGCGACGGTCGCGTGGTCCTCGGCTGGACGGTGCAGGGCTCGGGCGCCGTGCGGGTGCGGGTGCCGGCGACCCGCACCGCCCGCGCCGTCACCACCCGCGGCCGCCGGGTCGAGGCGGCCGGTGCCCGGTCCTCCTCGACCGGCCTCGACGGGCGTGCCGACCGGTTCGAGTCGGCCGTCTTCCGGCTCGTCAACGAGCTGCGTGCCCAGGGCACCCGCTGCGGCAGCGCCTGGATGGCGCCCGTGCCGCCCGTCGTGCGGCACGCCCGCCTCGACGAGGCGGCCTCGGCCTACGCTGCCCGCCTGGCCCGCGAGGACTACTTCTCCCACGTCGACCCCCAAGGACGCGACGCGGGTGACCGCGCCGAGGCCGCCGGCTACCGGTGGAGCCGCGTCGGCGAGAACCTCGCCGCCGGCCAGGACACGCCCGGCGACGTCGTGCAGGCGTGGCGGGGCAGCCCCGGTCACTGCCGCGTGATGATGGGCGAGTGGGTGCACCTCGGTCTGGGCTTCGCCCACGACGAGGCCTCGACCTACGGCGAGCACTGGGTGCAGGTGTTCGGCGTGCCCCAGCGCTGA